Proteins from one Streptomyces sp. NBC_00390 genomic window:
- a CDS encoding AMP-dependent synthetase/ligase — MSDTQTLIENRPPSVAVLFAERVAATPDGEAYRYPVPPASGSGPDDWKSLSWGEAAERVYAIAAGLIDLGVRPEERVALACSTRVEWLLADLGVMCAGGATTTIYPSTNAEESAFILSDSDSRVLIAEDAAQLAKARERRSELPALHHVVVIDPAGVEADAADPEGWVLTLAELEARGAQYLEKHPQAVKERVGAITSDQLATLIYTSGTTGRPKGVRLPHDNWSYMAKAMTATGLIGKDDVQYLWLPLAHVFGKVLTSGQIEVGHVTAVDGRVDKIIENLPVVQPTYMAAVPRIFEKVYNGVAAKARAGGGAKYKIFQWAAGVAREYAKVTQDNYRRTGTATAPFGLSTKHKIADALVYSKLREAFGGRLRAAVSGSAALAPEIGFFFAGAGIHILEGYGLTESSAASFVNPGEAYRTGTVGKPVPGCEVRIADDGEILLRGPGIMDGYHNQPEKTAEVLEPDGWFHTGDIGELSADGYLRITDRKKDLIKTSGGKYIAPAEVEGQFKAVCPFVSNILVHGADRNFCTALIALDEAAILGWAKDNGLDGKSYAEVVAAPQTEQLIEGYVKRLNENLQRWQTIKKFRLLPRDLDIEHGELTPSLKLKRPVVEREYKNLIEEMYEGSREA; from the coding sequence GTGAGCGATACCCAGACCCTGATCGAGAACCGACCGCCGTCCGTCGCGGTCCTGTTCGCCGAGCGCGTGGCGGCCACGCCGGACGGCGAGGCCTACCGCTACCCCGTGCCGCCCGCCTCGGGGTCAGGTCCCGATGACTGGAAGTCCCTGAGCTGGGGCGAGGCCGCCGAGCGGGTCTACGCCATTGCCGCCGGGCTGATCGACCTCGGGGTGCGGCCCGAGGAGCGGGTCGCGCTCGCCTGCTCCACCCGGGTCGAGTGGCTCCTCGCCGACCTCGGTGTGATGTGCGCGGGCGGCGCCACCACCACGATCTACCCCTCGACCAATGCCGAGGAGTCGGCGTTCATCCTCTCCGACTCCGACAGCCGCGTGCTCATCGCCGAGGACGCCGCCCAGCTGGCCAAGGCGCGTGAGCGCCGGTCCGAGCTGCCCGCGCTCCACCACGTCGTGGTCATCGACCCGGCCGGGGTGGAGGCGGACGCCGCCGACCCGGAGGGATGGGTTCTCACGCTCGCCGAGCTCGAGGCGCGCGGCGCGCAGTACCTCGAGAAGCACCCGCAGGCCGTCAAGGAGCGGGTCGGCGCCATCACCTCCGACCAGCTGGCGACCCTCATCTACACCTCCGGCACCACCGGCCGGCCCAAGGGCGTGCGCCTGCCGCACGACAACTGGTCGTACATGGCCAAGGCCATGACCGCGACCGGTCTGATCGGCAAGGACGACGTCCAGTACCTGTGGCTGCCGCTGGCGCACGTCTTCGGCAAGGTGCTGACGTCCGGCCAGATCGAGGTCGGCCACGTCACCGCCGTCGACGGCCGGGTCGACAAGATCATCGAGAACCTCCCGGTCGTGCAGCCGACCTACATGGCGGCCGTCCCGCGGATCTTCGAGAAGGTCTACAACGGAGTCGCGGCCAAGGCGCGGGCCGGCGGCGGCGCCAAGTACAAGATCTTCCAGTGGGCGGCCGGGGTCGCCCGTGAGTACGCCAAAGTCACGCAGGACAACTACCGCCGCACCGGCACGGCCACCGCGCCGTTCGGTCTGAGCACCAAGCACAAGATCGCCGATGCGCTCGTCTACTCCAAGCTGCGCGAGGCGTTCGGCGGCCGGCTGCGCGCCGCGGTCTCCGGCTCGGCGGCGCTCGCCCCCGAGATCGGCTTCTTCTTCGCCGGTGCCGGGATCCACATCCTGGAGGGCTACGGCCTCACCGAGTCCAGCGCCGCCTCCTTCGTCAACCCGGGCGAGGCCTACCGCACCGGTACGGTCGGCAAGCCGGTGCCCGGCTGCGAGGTGCGGATCGCGGACGACGGCGAGATCCTGCTGCGCGGCCCCGGCATCATGGACGGCTACCACAACCAGCCCGAGAAGACCGCCGAGGTCCTGGAGCCGGACGGCTGGTTCCACACCGGCGACATCGGCGAGCTCTCCGCGGACGGCTATCTGCGGATCACCGACCGCAAGAAGGACCTGATCAAGACCTCCGGCGGCAAGTACATCGCGCCCGCCGAGGTCGAGGGCCAGTTCAAGGCCGTGTGTCCGTTCGTCTCCAACATCCTGGTGCACGGAGCGGACCGGAACTTCTGCACCGCGCTGATCGCCCTCGACGAGGCGGCCATCCTCGGCTGGGCCAAGGACAACGGCCTGGACGGCAAGTCCTACGCCGAGGTGGTGGCCGCGCCGCAGACCGAGCAGCTCATCGAGGGCTATGTGAAGCGCCTCAACGAGAACCTGCAGCGCTGGCAGACCATCAAGAAGTTCCGGCTGCTGCCGCGCGATCTGGACATCGAGCACGGCGAGCTGACGCCCAGCCTCAAGCTGAAGCGCCCCGTCGTCGAGCGCGAGTACAAGAACCTGATCGAGGAGATGTACGAGGGCTCCCGCGAGGCGTGA
- a CDS encoding SpoIIE family protein phosphatase has translation MGSLPMQRDTGTRSTLVYTAGVGVCPVARITLPGTLVTPSAARRFARGVLGDWAGLGLLGVCALCQGGDGCPPGGHSTDRFVDDVVLVVDELVTNAVVHAGTGAELLCRFEESTVQAPAAVVVEVCDHHPARAVHSEPHSADQSGTPDYGRGLHLVGALAERWGITYHAAQKTVWARVPVDGWDTRSLAVAEPVSHRRTGSPHPGPAAGDERDWDGRGALSFLAEASDLLAGQLDEDMVVALAGQLLVPRLADWCAVWLDGESGQHTAGKGGTGTAPRAVRVWHSDESRSEELREMLGRQPSPLPGDARGGPVPIAWPADGELASGDGSGGDGTALACPLVAGGRPLGRLLVARQGLAPVPDDVAALVEDFARRVALAISAARQYTRQATISQVLQRGLLPSKVGQIPGVDSFLVYEPSDDGVVGGDFYDIFPAGSGARWCFVLGDVQGSGPEAAVVTGLARPWLRLLAREGYQVAQVLDRLNGLLLDDATEAAESAAALVAAASAGGQGVPEGPQARFLSLLYGEVVASPAGGVRCTLASAGHPLPLLLRPDGTVRAAAEPQMLLGVVDDVTYESQTFDLEPGDTLLCVTDGVTERRSGARMFDDEDGLATVLAGCTGLPAQGVAQRIREAVYAFAEAPPRDDLALLVLQAR, from the coding sequence ATGGGGTCCCTTCCGATGCAGCGAGACACCGGCACACGCTCCACGCTCGTGTACACGGCGGGAGTCGGCGTGTGTCCGGTCGCCCGGATCACTCTGCCGGGCACGCTTGTCACGCCGTCCGCCGCGCGCCGGTTCGCGCGCGGCGTGCTCGGCGACTGGGCCGGGCTCGGCCTGCTCGGGGTGTGCGCGCTGTGTCAGGGCGGTGACGGCTGCCCTCCCGGCGGGCACAGCACCGACCGGTTCGTCGACGACGTGGTGCTGGTCGTCGACGAGCTCGTCACCAACGCCGTGGTCCACGCGGGCACCGGCGCCGAGCTGCTCTGCCGGTTCGAGGAGTCGACGGTGCAGGCGCCCGCGGCTGTCGTGGTCGAGGTCTGCGACCATCACCCGGCCCGGGCGGTGCACAGCGAACCGCACAGCGCCGATCAGTCGGGCACCCCCGACTACGGGCGTGGCCTGCACCTCGTCGGGGCACTCGCCGAGCGCTGGGGCATCACGTACCACGCCGCGCAGAAGACCGTCTGGGCCCGGGTGCCCGTCGACGGCTGGGACACCCGGTCGCTCGCCGTCGCCGAGCCGGTCAGCCACCGGCGTACCGGGAGCCCGCATCCCGGGCCCGCCGCGGGTGACGAACGCGACTGGGACGGCCGTGGGGCCCTGTCGTTCCTCGCCGAAGCCTCCGATCTGCTCGCCGGACAACTGGACGAGGACATGGTCGTGGCCCTGGCCGGCCAGCTTCTGGTGCCGCGCCTCGCCGACTGGTGCGCGGTCTGGCTGGACGGCGAGAGCGGGCAGCACACGGCGGGCAAGGGCGGTACGGGCACAGCACCGCGGGCGGTCCGGGTCTGGCACAGCGACGAGTCCCGCAGCGAGGAGCTGCGGGAGATGCTGGGCCGGCAGCCATCGCCCCTGCCCGGTGATGCGCGCGGAGGGCCCGTGCCGATCGCCTGGCCCGCCGACGGGGAGCTCGCCTCCGGGGACGGCTCCGGAGGCGACGGCACCGCGCTGGCGTGCCCGCTCGTCGCGGGCGGACGCCCGCTGGGCCGCCTGCTCGTCGCGCGCCAGGGGCTCGCCCCCGTGCCCGACGATGTGGCCGCGCTCGTCGAGGACTTCGCCCGCCGGGTCGCCCTGGCCATCAGCGCCGCCCGCCAGTACACCCGGCAGGCCACCATCAGCCAGGTCCTCCAGCGCGGGCTGCTGCCCAGCAAGGTGGGGCAGATCCCCGGCGTCGACTCGTTCCTGGTGTACGAGCCGAGCGACGACGGGGTCGTGGGCGGCGACTTCTACGACATCTTTCCCGCCGGGAGCGGCGCGCGCTGGTGCTTCGTGCTCGGCGACGTCCAGGGCAGCGGCCCCGAGGCCGCCGTCGTCACCGGGCTCGCCAGGCCCTGGCTCCGGCTGCTCGCCCGCGAGGGGTACCAGGTGGCCCAGGTCCTCGACCGGCTGAACGGACTGCTGCTCGACGACGCCACGGAGGCGGCGGAGTCCGCCGCCGCACTGGTGGCGGCCGCCTCGGCGGGCGGTCAGGGCGTGCCGGAGGGGCCGCAGGCCCGTTTCCTGTCCCTGCTGTACGGCGAGGTGGTCGCCTCGCCCGCGGGTGGCGTGCGCTGCACGCTGGCGAGCGCCGGTCATCCGCTCCCGCTGCTGCTGCGCCCCGACGGGACCGTGCGGGCCGCTGCCGAGCCGCAGATGCTGCTCGGGGTCGTCGACGACGTCACGTACGAGAGCCAGACCTTCGACCTGGAACCCGGCGACACCCTCCTCTGTGTGACCGACGGGGTGACGGAGCGGCGCTCGGGGGCGCGGATGTTCGACGACGAGGACGGGCTGGCCACCGTGCTCGCCGGGTGCACCGGGCTGCCCGCGCAGGGTGTGGCGCAACGGATCAGGGAGGCGGTGTACGCCTTCGCGGAGGCACCGCCCAGGGACGATCTGGCGCTGCTGGTGCTCCAGGCCCGGTGA
- the hemW gene encoding radical SAM family heme chaperone HemW yields the protein MGGMPSVLPDGEPMPVDGALPASALDRAGDRPLAFYLHVPYCATRCGYCDFNTYTATELRGSGGVLASRDNYADTLSDEIRLARKVLGDDPRQVRTVFVGGGTPTLLDAGDLVRMLDAVREEFGLADDAEITTEANPESVSPEYLAQLRAGGFNRISFGMQSARQHVLKVLDRTHTPGRPEACVAEARAAGFDHVNLDLIYGTPGESDDDWRASLEAAVGAGPDHVSAYALIVEEGTQLARRIRRGEVPMTDDDVHADRYLIADSVLGQAGYDWYEVSNWATSDAGRCLHNELYWRGADWWGAGPGAHSHVGGVRWWNVKHPGAYAAALAEGRSPGAGREVLSEEDRRVERILLELRLREGVPLSLLRPAGRKAADRALGDGLLETAPYGEGQAVLTLRGRLLADAVVRDLVD from the coding sequence ATGGGGGGCATGCCCTCCGTACTGCCTGACGGCGAGCCCATGCCCGTCGACGGCGCGCTGCCCGCGTCCGCCCTCGATCGCGCCGGGGACCGGCCGCTCGCCTTCTACCTGCATGTGCCCTACTGCGCCACGCGCTGCGGCTACTGCGACTTCAACACCTACACCGCCACCGAGCTGCGCGGCTCCGGCGGCGTGCTCGCCTCCCGGGACAACTACGCCGACACCCTGTCCGACGAGATCCGGCTGGCCCGCAAGGTGCTGGGCGACGACCCCCGGCAGGTACGGACCGTGTTCGTCGGCGGTGGTACGCCGACGCTGCTGGATGCCGGCGATCTCGTACGGATGCTGGACGCCGTACGGGAGGAGTTCGGGCTCGCGGACGACGCGGAGATCACGACAGAGGCGAACCCGGAGTCGGTCTCTCCGGAGTATCTGGCGCAGCTGCGGGCCGGGGGCTTCAACCGGATCTCGTTCGGGATGCAGAGCGCGCGGCAGCACGTGCTGAAGGTGCTCGACCGTACGCACACGCCCGGGCGCCCCGAGGCGTGTGTCGCGGAGGCGCGTGCGGCCGGCTTCGACCACGTCAACCTCGACCTGATCTACGGCACCCCGGGGGAGAGCGACGACGACTGGCGGGCCTCGCTGGAGGCGGCGGTCGGCGCCGGGCCGGACCATGTCTCGGCGTACGCGCTGATCGTCGAGGAGGGCACACAGCTGGCGCGCCGCATCCGGCGCGGCGAGGTCCCGATGACCGACGACGACGTCCACGCGGACCGCTACCTCATCGCGGACTCGGTGCTGGGACAGGCGGGCTACGACTGGTACGAGGTCTCCAACTGGGCCACGTCCGACGCGGGCCGCTGTCTGCACAACGAGCTGTACTGGCGCGGTGCGGACTGGTGGGGCGCGGGGCCCGGCGCGCACAGCCATGTGGGCGGCGTGCGCTGGTGGAACGTGAAGCACCCCGGCGCCTATGCGGCGGCGCTGGCGGAAGGGCGCTCGCCGGGGGCAGGACGTGAGGTCCTGTCGGAGGAGGACCGCAGGGTGGAGCGGATCCTGCTGGAGCTGCGGCTGCGGGAGGGTGTGCCGCTGTCGCTGCTGCGGCCGGCGGGGCGGAAGGCCGCTGACCGCGCCCTGGGGGACGGACTGCTGGAGACGGCGCCGTACGGGGAGGGGCAGGCTGTGCTGACGCTGCGGGGGCGGCTGCTGGCGGACGCGGTGGTGCGGGACCTGGTGGACTGA
- a CDS encoding Uma2 family endonuclease yields the protein MTAVDDRPVASIADLYENLRVPEGFKAELLRGEIVMMAGPDWVHNMVVLLVERQIPLDRWYPLQTQDIAIPGESSEPQPDLVVHEHGAFEGPGRLVPAPAVTLVLEVISKTSADRDYRLKPSMYAAGQVDAYLIVDPFAARCVLLTEPTGSGEAARYQVERTAKFGDPLPVDALDLTLDTSQFRTLPRD from the coding sequence ATGACCGCTGTGGATGACCGGCCTGTTGCATCGATTGCTGACCTCTACGAGAACCTGCGCGTTCCCGAGGGGTTCAAGGCTGAGCTCCTGCGGGGGGAAATCGTGATGATGGCCGGGCCCGACTGGGTCCACAACATGGTTGTTCTGCTCGTCGAGCGGCAGATCCCGCTGGACCGCTGGTATCCGCTCCAGACACAGGACATCGCCATCCCGGGCGAGTCGAGCGAACCGCAGCCCGACCTCGTCGTCCACGAGCACGGTGCCTTCGAGGGACCCGGCCGACTTGTCCCCGCCCCGGCCGTCACGCTGGTGCTGGAAGTGATCTCCAAGACCAGCGCTGACCGTGACTACCGTCTCAAGCCGTCGATGTATGCGGCCGGACAGGTGGACGCCTATCTGATCGTCGACCCCTTCGCCGCCCGCTGCGTCCTCCTCACCGAACCGACAGGCTCGGGCGAGGCGGCCCGGTACCAGGTTGAGCGGACCGCCAAATTCGGCGACCCTCTGCCCGTCGACGCGCTGGATCTCACGTTGGACACGTCCCAGTTCCGGACCCTGCCGCGCGACTAG
- a CDS encoding DUF3097 domain-containing protein — protein sequence MRARQYDPDLTPPWKRSGPVPEVPAEPDLVVEEVTTGFCGAVIRCEAGTVTLEDRFGKHRVFPLEPRGFLLEGTVVTLVRPSAAAPSRPARTASGSIAVPQARARVARAGRIYVEGRHDAELVERVWGDDLRIEGVVVEYLEGIDDLPSIVAEFAPAADARLGVLVDHLVPGSKESRIAASVTDPHVLVVGYPYIDVWEAVKPSSVGIRSWPTVPRGQDWKTGVCRALGWPQNTGAAWQHILSRVHSYKDLEPELLGRVEELIDFVTAPEGS from the coding sequence ATGCGCGCGAGGCAGTACGACCCCGACCTGACACCGCCCTGGAAGCGGTCCGGACCCGTTCCCGAGGTTCCCGCCGAACCCGATCTGGTCGTGGAGGAGGTCACCACCGGGTTCTGCGGTGCGGTGATCCGCTGCGAGGCGGGCACGGTCACGCTGGAGGACCGCTTCGGCAAGCACCGGGTCTTCCCGCTGGAACCCCGCGGCTTCCTGCTGGAGGGCACGGTCGTCACCCTGGTCCGCCCTTCCGCGGCGGCCCCGTCGCGGCCCGCCCGTACGGCCTCCGGCTCGATCGCGGTCCCGCAGGCCCGCGCCCGCGTCGCCCGGGCCGGCCGCATCTATGTGGAGGGCCGCCACGACGCGGAACTGGTCGAGCGGGTCTGGGGCGACGACCTGCGGATCGAAGGCGTGGTCGTCGAATACCTGGAGGGCATCGACGACCTCCCGTCGATCGTCGCGGAGTTCGCCCCCGCCGCGGACGCACGCCTGGGCGTTCTGGTCGACCACCTGGTCCCCGGCTCGAAGGAGTCGCGCATCGCGGCCTCGGTGACGGATCCGCACGTGCTGGTCGTGGGTTACCCGTACATCGACGTCTGGGAGGCGGTGAAACCCTCGTCGGTGGGCATCCGCTCCTGGCCGACGGTCCCGCGCGGCCAGGACTGGAAGACGGGCGTGTGCCGCGCCCTGGGCTGGCCGCAGAACACGGGCGCGGCGTGGCAGCACATCCTGTCGCGTGTGCACTCGTACAAGGACCTGGAGCCGGAGCTGCTGGGCCGGGTGGAGGAACTGATCGACTTCGTGACGGCGCCCGAAGGCTCCTAG
- a CDS encoding MBL fold metallo-hydrolase — translation MDVTWEDSGWERLGDGIGRRRMPIWDATIGLVAGEDAILLYDTGSTIREGAELRIQAQALLGGRRVTHIALSHPHFDHVLGTAAFAGAEIYGAVGVDAVLRRDRGELRSSAVRHGVDPDAATEATDLLVAPQHLVSGEWTLELGGRQVLLANVGPGHTGHDLALLVPGSPEVVFCGDLVEESGEPQAGPDAIPSRWPAALDRLLALGGEDAVYVPGHGAVVDAAFVRRQRDALAERFGVQ, via the coding sequence ATGGACGTCACTTGGGAAGACTCCGGCTGGGAACGACTCGGCGACGGAATCGGCCGCCGAAGGATGCCGATCTGGGATGCCACCATCGGTCTGGTCGCCGGTGAGGACGCGATTCTCCTGTACGACACAGGCTCGACGATCCGCGAAGGGGCCGAGCTCCGCATCCAGGCGCAGGCCCTCCTGGGCGGCCGCCGGGTGACGCATATCGCACTGAGCCATCCCCACTTCGACCATGTGCTGGGGACGGCCGCGTTCGCGGGGGCGGAGATCTACGGTGCGGTCGGCGTCGACGCGGTGCTGCGGCGGGACCGCGGCGAACTGCGCAGCAGCGCCGTACGGCACGGGGTGGACCCGGACGCGGCCACGGAGGCCACCGACCTGCTGGTGGCGCCGCAGCATCTGGTGAGCGGGGAGTGGACGCTGGAGCTCGGCGGCCGCCAGGTCCTGCTGGCCAATGTGGGCCCCGGCCACACCGGTCACGATCTTGCACTGCTGGTGCCGGGCAGCCCCGAGGTCGTCTTCTGCGGCGACCTGGTCGAGGAGTCGGGCGAACCGCAGGCGGGCCCGGACGCGATCCCGTCGCGCTGGCCGGCCGCGCTGGACCGGCTGCTGGCGCTCGGCGGCGAGGACGCGGTGTACGTCCCGGGGCACGGTGCGGTGGTGGACGCGGCGTTCGTGCGCCGCCAGCGTGACGCGCTGGCGGAGCGCTTCGGTGTGCAGTAG
- the hrcA gene encoding heat-inducible transcriptional repressor HrcA, whose protein sequence is MLSERRLEVLRAIVQDYVGTEEPVGSKALTERHKLGVSPATVRNDMAVLEEEGFIAQPHTSAGRIPTDKGYRLFVDRLAGVKPLSSPERRAIQNFLDGAVDLDDVVGRTVRLLAQLTRQVAVVQYPSLTRSTVRHVELLSLAPARLMLVLITDTGRVEQRMIDCPAPFGDISLADLRARLNSRVVGRRFTDVPQLVQDLPESFEREDRGTVSAVLSTLLETLVEETEERLMIGGTANLTRFAHDFPLTIRPVLEALEEHVVLLKLLGEAKESGGMGMTVRIGHENAHEGLNSTSVVAVGYGSGDEAVAKLGVVGPTRMDYPGTMGAVRAVARYVGQILAES, encoded by the coding sequence ATGCTCAGCGAACGCAGACTCGAGGTCCTGCGCGCCATCGTCCAGGACTATGTCGGCACCGAGGAACCCGTCGGCTCCAAGGCTCTGACCGAGAGGCACAAGCTCGGCGTCTCCCCGGCCACCGTCCGCAACGACATGGCGGTGCTGGAGGAAGAGGGCTTCATCGCCCAGCCGCACACCAGTGCGGGACGGATCCCCACCGACAAGGGGTACCGGCTCTTCGTCGACAGGCTGGCCGGCGTCAAGCCGCTGTCGTCGCCCGAGCGCCGCGCCATCCAGAACTTCCTGGACGGAGCGGTCGACCTCGACGACGTCGTGGGCCGTACGGTACGGCTGCTGGCGCAGCTGACCCGGCAGGTCGCCGTCGTCCAGTATCCCTCCCTGACCCGGTCGACCGTCCGGCATGTGGAACTCCTCTCCCTGGCGCCCGCCCGTCTGATGCTCGTGCTGATCACGGACACCGGACGGGTCGAACAGCGCATGATCGACTGCCCTGCGCCCTTCGGTGACATCTCGCTCGCGGATCTGCGCGCCCGGCTCAACAGCCGGGTCGTGGGACGCCGCTTCACGGATGTGCCGCAGCTGGTGCAGGACCTGCCCGAGTCCTTCGAGCGCGAGGATCGCGGTACCGTCTCCGCGGTGCTGTCCACGCTGCTCGAAACCCTGGTCGAGGAGACCGAGGAGCGGCTCATGATCGGCGGAACCGCCAATCTGACCCGCTTCGCACACGATTTCCCGCTGACCATCAGGCCGGTGCTCGAGGCGCTCGAGGAGCATGTGGTGCTGCTCAAGCTGCTCGGCGAGGCCAAGGAGTCGGGCGGTATGGGCATGACCGTACGGATCGGTCATGAGAACGCCCACGAAGGTCTCAACTCCACGTCCGTGGTCGCTGTCGGCTACGGTTCGGGCGACGAGGCAGTTGCCAAACTCGGCGTGGTCGGACCGACCCGCATGGACTACCCCGGAACGATGGGAGCGGTACGCGCAGTGGCACGTTACGTCGGACAGATCCTGGCGGAGTCGTAA
- the dnaJ gene encoding molecular chaperone DnaJ yields the protein MATDYYAVLGVRRDASQDEIKKAFRRLARELHPDVNPDPKTQERFKEINAAYEVLSDPQKKQVYDLGGDPLSQAGGGGAGGFGAGGFGNFSDIMDAFFGTASQRGPRSRTRRGQDAMIRLEIELNEAAFGTTKDIQVDTAVVCTTCSGEGAAPGTSAQTCDMCRGRGEVSQVTRSFLGQVMTSRPCPQCQGFGTVVPTPCPECAGDGRVRSRRTLTVKIPAGVDNGTRIQLAGEGEVGPGGGPAGDLYVEIHELPHPVFQRRGDDLHCTVTIPMTAAALGTKCPLETLDGVEEVDIRPGTQSGQSIPLHGRGITHLRGGGRGDLIVHVEVTTPTKLDPDQERLLRDLAKLRGEERPLGQFQPGQQGLFSRLKDAFNGR from the coding sequence GTGGCCACGGACTACTACGCCGTACTCGGCGTGCGCCGCGACGCATCTCAGGACGAGATCAAGAAGGCCTTCCGCCGTCTCGCGCGCGAACTCCACCCGGACGTGAATCCGGACCCGAAGACGCAGGAGCGCTTCAAGGAGATCAACGCGGCCTACGAGGTGCTGTCGGACCCGCAGAAGAAGCAGGTCTACGACCTCGGCGGGGACCCGCTGTCGCAGGCCGGCGGCGGTGGCGCGGGCGGCTTCGGAGCGGGTGGCTTCGGCAACTTCTCCGACATCATGGACGCGTTCTTCGGTACGGCGTCGCAGCGCGGCCCCCGGTCGCGCACGCGTCGCGGCCAGGACGCCATGATCCGCCTCGAGATCGAGCTCAACGAAGCGGCCTTCGGCACCACCAAGGACATCCAGGTCGACACGGCCGTCGTCTGTACGACGTGCTCCGGTGAGGGCGCGGCGCCCGGAACCTCGGCGCAGACGTGTGACATGTGCCGCGGCCGCGGTGAGGTCTCGCAGGTGACCCGGTCCTTCCTGGGCCAGGTCATGACCTCGCGGCCGTGCCCGCAGTGCCAGGGCTTCGGCACCGTCGTGCCGACCCCGTGCCCCGAGTGCGCAGGCGACGGCCGGGTCCGCTCGCGGCGCACCCTGACCGTGAAGATCCCGGCCGGTGTGGACAACGGCACTCGCATCCAGCTCGCGGGCGAGGGCGAGGTCGGCCCCGGCGGCGGCCCCGCTGGTGATCTGTACGTCGAGATCCACGAACTGCCGCACCCGGTCTTCCAGCGGCGCGGCGACGATCTCCACTGCACGGTGACGATCCCGATGACGGCGGCGGCCCTGGGCACGAAGTGCCCGCTGGAGACGCTCGACGGCGTGGAGGAGGTCGACATCCGGCCGGGTACGCAGTCCGGCCAGTCGATCCCGCTGCACGGCCGCGGCATCACGCATCTGCGCGGGGGCGGGCGCGGTGATCTGATCGTGCACGTCGAGGTGACCACCCCGACCAAGCTGGACCCGGACCAGGAGCGGCTGCTGCGCGACCTGGCGAAGCTGCGGGGCGAGGAGCGGCCGTTGGGGCAGTTCCAGCCCGGGCAGCAAGGACTGTTCTCGCGTCTGAAGGATGCGTTCAACGGGCGTTAG
- a CDS encoding nitronate monooxygenase, producing MSSALSDLCRYPIVQAPMAGGASCPQLAAAVSEAGGLGFLAAGYKTADGMYQEVTQLRGLTGRPFGVNLFMPQPGTADPAAVGVYMQQLAGEATWYETPLGDPDSGRDDGYEAKLAILLDDPVPVVSFTFGCPPAYVFKSFAKAGTFTIVTVTTPDEALAAHQAGAQAVCVQGVEAGGHQGTHRDDPAADGSGIGLLTLIELVRETVPLPVIAAGGLMRGSQIAAALACGASAGQLGTAFLVCPESGANALHKQAMTNPLFVRTELTRAFSGRPARGLVNRFMREHGPYAPAAYPEVHHLTGGLRKEAAKAGDPQGMALWAGQGHRLARELPAGRLVEVLAAEVDAARAALALDGAR from the coding sequence ATGTCCTCCGCACTGAGCGATCTTTGCCGGTATCCGATCGTGCAGGCCCCGATGGCGGGCGGTGCCTCCTGCCCCCAGCTCGCCGCCGCTGTCTCCGAGGCCGGAGGCCTCGGTTTCCTCGCGGCCGGGTACAAGACGGCGGACGGCATGTACCAGGAGGTCACACAGCTCCGCGGGCTGACCGGCCGGCCCTTCGGCGTCAATCTGTTCATGCCGCAGCCCGGCACCGCCGACCCCGCCGCCGTCGGGGTCTACATGCAGCAGCTCGCCGGTGAGGCCACCTGGTACGAGACTCCGCTCGGCGATCCCGACAGCGGACGCGACGACGGCTACGAGGCCAAGCTGGCCATCCTGCTCGACGATCCGGTCCCGGTCGTCTCCTTCACCTTCGGCTGCCCCCCGGCCTATGTGTTCAAGTCCTTCGCCAAGGCGGGCACCTTCACGATCGTCACCGTCACCACGCCCGACGAGGCGCTGGCCGCGCACCAGGCAGGCGCCCAGGCGGTGTGCGTCCAGGGGGTGGAGGCGGGTGGTCACCAGGGAACACACCGTGACGACCCCGCCGCCGACGGGTCCGGGATCGGGCTGCTCACCCTGATCGAGCTGGTCCGCGAGACCGTGCCGCTGCCGGTGATCGCCGCGGGCGGGCTGATGCGCGGCTCCCAGATCGCCGCCGCGCTGGCGTGCGGCGCGAGCGCGGGTCAGCTGGGGACCGCGTTCCTGGTGTGCCCCGAGTCCGGTGCGAACGCCCTGCACAAGCAGGCCATGACCAACCCCTTGTTCGTACGCACCGAACTGACCCGCGCCTTCTCCGGACGGCCCGCGCGGGGCCTGGTGAACCGTTTCATGCGCGAGCACGGGCCCTACGCACCCGCCGCCTATCCCGAGGTGCACCATCTGACCGGCGGGCTGCGCAAGGAGGCTGCCAAGGCGGGCGATCCGCAGGGCATGGCGCTGTGGGCGGGCCAGGGCCACCGGCTGGCGCGCGAGCTGCCCGCCGGCCGGCTGGTGGAGGTCCTTGCCGCCGAAGTCGACGCCGCACGGGCCGCGTTGGCGCTGGATGGTGCCCGATGA